Proteins encoded in a region of the Ralstonia pseudosolanacearum genome:
- the rplQ gene encoding 50S ribosomal protein L17: MRHRHGLRKLNRTSSHRLAMLRNMSNSLFQHELIKTTLPKAKELRKVVEPLITLAKKDTVANRRLAFARLRDRDMVTKLFNELGPRYATRPGGYTRILKFGFRQGDNAPMALVELVDRPEVAEAVEAEGAAE; encoded by the coding sequence ATGCGTCACCGTCATGGTCTGCGGAAACTGAACCGCACCTCGTCGCACCGTCTCGCGATGCTGCGCAACATGTCCAACTCGCTGTTCCAGCACGAGCTGATCAAGACCACTCTGCCGAAGGCCAAGGAGCTGCGCAAGGTTGTCGAGCCGCTGATCACGCTGGCCAAGAAGGACACCGTCGCCAACCGTCGCCTGGCGTTCGCCCGCCTGCGCGATCGCGATATGGTCACCAAGCTGTTCAACGAACTGGGCCCGCGCTACGCGACCCGTCCGGGCGGCTACACCCGTATCCTGAAGTTCGGCTTCCGTCAGGGCGACAATGCGCCGATGGCGCTGGTCGAGCTGGTCGACCGTCCGGAAGTCGCTGAGGCCGTGGAAGCCGAAGGCGCTGCCGAGTAA
- the hemB gene encoding porphobilinogen synthase, with translation MIASFPDHRPRRMRRDDFSRRMMRESRLTADDLIYPVFILEGTNVRQAVPSMPGVERVSVDVLLGVAEQCVQLGIPVLALFPVIEPSLKTPDGIEATNPDGLIPRAVKALKARFPELGILTDVALDPYTSHGQDGVLDDAGYVLNEETVEILTRQALVQAEAGVDIVAPSDMMDGRIGAIRLALENDDHIYTRIMAYAAKYASAFYGPFRDAVGSAANLGKSNKMTYQMDPANSDEALREVALDIAEGADMVMVKPGMPYLDIVRRVKDEFRFPTYVYQVSGEYAMLKAAAQNGWLDHDKVVLESLLAFKRAGANGILTYFALDAARLLRG, from the coding sequence ATGATCGCAAGCTTCCCCGACCACCGCCCGCGTCGCATGCGCCGCGACGACTTCTCACGCCGGATGATGCGCGAATCGCGCCTGACGGCCGACGACCTGATCTATCCGGTCTTCATCCTGGAAGGCACCAACGTACGCCAAGCCGTGCCGTCGATGCCGGGCGTCGAGCGCGTCTCCGTCGACGTACTGCTGGGCGTGGCCGAGCAATGCGTGCAGCTCGGAATTCCCGTGCTGGCGCTCTTTCCCGTCATCGAGCCGAGCCTGAAGACGCCGGACGGCATCGAAGCCACCAACCCCGATGGGCTGATTCCCCGCGCGGTCAAGGCGCTCAAGGCGCGCTTTCCGGAACTCGGTATCCTCACCGACGTGGCGCTCGACCCATACACCAGCCATGGCCAGGACGGCGTGCTCGACGATGCCGGCTACGTGCTCAATGAAGAAACGGTCGAGATCCTGACGCGCCAGGCGCTGGTGCAGGCCGAGGCCGGGGTGGACATCGTCGCACCGTCGGACATGATGGACGGCCGCATCGGCGCGATCCGCCTGGCGCTGGAGAACGACGACCACATCTACACGCGCATCATGGCCTACGCGGCCAAGTATGCGTCGGCGTTCTACGGCCCGTTCCGCGACGCGGTGGGCTCGGCGGCCAACCTGGGCAAGAGCAACAAGATGACCTACCAGATGGACCCGGCCAACTCCGACGAGGCGCTGCGCGAAGTGGCGCTCGACATCGCCGAGGGCGCCGACATGGTGATGGTCAAGCCGGGCATGCCGTACCTCGACATCGTGCGCCGCGTGAAGGACGAGTTCCGTTTCCCGACCTACGTCTACCAGGTCAGCGGCGAATACGCGATGCTCAAGGCGGCCGCCCAGAACGGCTGGCTGGACCACGACAAGGTTGTGCTGGAGTCGCTGCTGGCGTTCAAGCGCGCCGGCGCCAACGGCATCCTGACCTACTTCGCGCTGGACGCCGCGCGCCTGCTGCGCGGCTGA
- the cutA gene encoding divalent-cation tolerance protein CutA, whose protein sequence is MSSETDVLLVLTNLPDADSADRVTKVVLESRAAACVNRMPACASAYWWNGAIEHAVEIPLLIKTTRAAYPGLEAALRRAHPYEVPEIIAVPVAAGLPAYLAWVAGETGRSTV, encoded by the coding sequence ATGTCATCCGAAACCGACGTCCTGCTGGTGTTGACTAACCTGCCCGACGCCGACAGCGCAGACCGTGTCACCAAGGTCGTGCTGGAATCTCGTGCCGCGGCGTGTGTCAATCGCATGCCGGCGTGCGCGTCGGCGTATTGGTGGAACGGTGCGATCGAGCATGCGGTGGAGATTCCGCTGCTGATCAAGACCACGCGGGCGGCGTATCCTGGGCTGGAGGCCGCGCTTCGGCGTGCCCATCCGTATGAAGTGCCCGAGATCATTGCCGTGCCGGTTGCGGCCGGGCTGCCTGCCTATCTGGCGTGGGTAGCCGGGGAGACCGGCCGGTCCACTGTTTGA
- the yihA gene encoding ribosome biogenesis GTP-binding protein YihA/YsxC, with protein MSLLHQARFFITVNHLRDLPATAVPEVAFAGRSNAGKSTAINVLCNQKRLAFSSKTPGRTQHINYFSVMPAKALDPLGFLVDLPGYGYAQVPGEAKSHWEHLLGDYIQTRSQLAGLVIMMDARRPFTDLDCQMVEWFLATGKPIHVLLTKADKLTNNDASRALMSARKVLADYRAQIEGEVSLTVQLFSSLKRRGIEEAQRTVAGWLCLPEAMPPSPDAEPAKKTPSPDAQRGE; from the coding sequence ATGTCGCTCCTGCATCAAGCTCGTTTCTTTATCACCGTCAACCATTTGCGCGATCTGCCGGCCACCGCCGTGCCGGAAGTCGCGTTCGCCGGCCGCTCCAACGCCGGCAAGTCCACCGCGATCAACGTGCTGTGCAACCAGAAGCGGCTGGCCTTCTCCAGCAAGACGCCCGGCCGCACGCAGCACATCAACTACTTCTCGGTGATGCCGGCGAAGGCGCTGGATCCGCTCGGCTTCCTGGTCGACCTGCCCGGCTATGGCTACGCCCAAGTGCCCGGCGAAGCCAAATCGCACTGGGAACATCTGCTGGGCGACTACATCCAGACCCGCTCGCAGCTGGCCGGCCTCGTCATCATGATGGACGCGCGCCGGCCGTTCACCGATCTCGATTGCCAGATGGTCGAGTGGTTCCTGGCCACGGGCAAGCCGATCCACGTGCTGCTCACGAAGGCCGACAAGCTGACCAACAACGATGCCTCGCGCGCGCTGATGTCGGCCCGCAAGGTGCTGGCCGACTACCGGGCGCAGATCGAAGGCGAGGTGTCGCTAACGGTGCAGCTGTTCTCGAGCCTGAAGCGCCGCGGCATCGAAGAGGCCCAGCGCACGGTGGCGGGATGGCTGTGCCTGCCCGAGGCCATGCCGCCGTCGCCCGACGCCGAGCCGGCAAAAAAAACCCCGTCGCCAGACGCGCAACGGGGGGAATGA
- the dsbD gene encoding protein-disulfide reductase DsbD — MTLSAFLPLLLRRLLQLGLLLVAMATLALPARAADEFLPPEQAFRFSAVQIDGQTVEVTFAIADGYYMYRERLAVAADPATVTFAPLELPPGKVKFDDTFNKDVETYRHALVFRVKAREAASPFSLIVTSQGCADQGVCYPPMKSRFRVEPAAASSAPPAAPLDAAGSSDALGGRIASTLGGGNLGAIAALFLGLGLLLTFTPCVLPMLPILSAIVVGEHATRMRAAAVSVAYVLGMAVVYTAVGVAAGLAGQGLQAALQNAWVLGAFAALMVVLSLAMFGLYELQLPAAWHHRLTQASNRLSGGQVAGAAVMGALSALIVSPCVTPALAGALAYIAQTGNAVVGGAALFSMSIGMGVPLVLVGVGAGNLLPRAGYWLVVTKAIFGFILLGVALWIVQPVLPAWLAMVAWAVLLIAAAVFLRTFDSLPADAGPLPRLGKVVGVVLALAGAVQLVGVAAGGRDPLQPLAAMMHASVGAQPDARGVAFQRVKSVSEVDEAVRAATATGRPVMLDFYADWCVSCKEMERLTFTDTRVRAALADVVLLQADVTADGADDRALLKRFSLFGPPATIFFDAQGNQAPVRVVGFERVETFLASLRRALGTAQAKSST, encoded by the coding sequence ATGACGCTGTCTGCATTCCTGCCCCTGCTCCTGCGCCGCTTGCTGCAACTGGGGCTGTTGCTGGTCGCCATGGCGACCCTCGCCCTGCCTGCTCGTGCCGCGGATGAGTTCCTGCCGCCCGAGCAGGCGTTCCGCTTCTCTGCGGTGCAGATCGATGGGCAGACCGTGGAGGTGACGTTCGCAATCGCGGATGGCTACTACATGTACCGGGAGCGGCTCGCTGTTGCGGCGGATCCCGCCACCGTCACGTTCGCGCCGCTGGAACTGCCGCCGGGCAAGGTCAAATTCGACGATACCTTCAACAAGGACGTCGAGACGTATCGCCATGCGCTCGTTTTTCGCGTGAAGGCGCGGGAGGCGGCCAGCCCGTTCTCGCTGATCGTCACTTCGCAGGGCTGCGCGGATCAGGGCGTGTGCTACCCGCCGATGAAGAGCCGCTTCCGGGTCGAACCGGCGGCAGCCTCCTCGGCACCGCCGGCGGCGCCGCTTGACGCAGCCGGATCGAGCGACGCGCTGGGTGGCCGCATCGCAAGCACGCTCGGCGGCGGCAATCTGGGGGCGATTGCCGCACTGTTCTTGGGGCTCGGTCTGTTGCTGACCTTTACGCCGTGCGTGCTGCCGATGCTGCCGATCCTGTCGGCCATCGTGGTCGGCGAGCATGCGACGCGGATGCGCGCGGCGGCGGTGTCGGTGGCCTATGTGCTGGGGATGGCGGTGGTGTATACGGCGGTCGGCGTGGCGGCCGGCCTGGCGGGACAGGGCCTGCAGGCGGCTCTGCAGAACGCCTGGGTGCTGGGCGCGTTTGCGGCGCTGATGGTGGTGCTGTCGCTGGCGATGTTCGGACTGTACGAGCTGCAGCTGCCGGCCGCCTGGCACCACCGCCTGACGCAGGCTTCCAACCGGTTGAGCGGAGGGCAGGTGGCCGGGGCGGCTGTCATGGGGGCGCTGTCGGCGCTGATCGTCTCGCCGTGCGTGACGCCGGCGCTGGCGGGGGCGCTGGCCTATATTGCGCAGACGGGCAACGCGGTGGTGGGCGGCGCGGCGCTGTTCTCCATGTCCATCGGCATGGGGGTGCCGCTGGTGCTCGTCGGCGTGGGCGCGGGCAATCTGCTGCCGCGCGCCGGCTATTGGCTGGTGGTCACCAAGGCCATCTTCGGGTTCATTCTGCTGGGCGTGGCCTTGTGGATCGTGCAGCCGGTGCTGCCGGCCTGGCTGGCGATGGTTGCCTGGGCCGTGCTGCTGATTGCGGCGGCCGTGTTTCTGCGCACCTTCGATTCCCTGCCCGCCGATGCCGGGCCGCTGCCGCGCCTGGGCAAGGTGGTGGGCGTGGTGCTGGCCCTGGCGGGGGCCGTGCAACTGGTGGGCGTGGCAGCGGGCGGGCGCGATCCGCTGCAGCCGCTGGCGGCGATGATGCACGCGTCGGTGGGCGCTCAGCCGGATGCTCGCGGCGTGGCGTTCCAGCGCGTGAAAAGCGTATCGGAAGTCGATGAGGCGGTTCGTGCCGCCACCGCAACCGGCCGCCCGGTGATGCTCGATTTCTACGCGGACTGGTGCGTCAGTTGCAAGGAGATGGAGCGCCTGACCTTCACGGACACGCGGGTCCGTGCCGCGCTTGCCGATGTCGTGCTCCTGCAGGCCGACGTGACGGCCGATGGTGCCGATGATCGCGCGCTGCTCAAGCGCTTCAGCCTGTTCGGTCCGCCCGCCACGATCTTCTTCGACGCGCAGGGCAACCAGGCGCCGGTGCGCGTGGTCGGCTTCGAGCGCGTCGAGACCTTCCTGGCCAGCCTGCGTCGCGCGCTGGGCACGGCGCAGGCCAAGTCCTCGACCTGA